ACCAACCGCAAATCCGACGAGCTGCCCGTGCGCCTGTTCAAGGACGACGCGGCATGGGAAGCATGGCTCGCCAAGCAGCACGCCAAGTCCGCGGGATTGTGGCTGCGGATTGCCAAGGCAAGGTCGAAGGTCAAATCGGTGTCGTACGCCGAGGCGCTCGACGTCGCACTGTGTTACGGCTGGATCGACGGGCAAAAGAAGACGTTCGATGAGGCGACGTGGCTCCAGAAGTTCACGCCGCGCGGCAAGCGGAGCATCTGGTCGAAGATCAACCGTGAGAAAGTGCAGCGTCTCGTCGAGAGCGGCCGCATGCAGTCACCCGGTCTCGAGGCTGTGGACCGCGCGAAGGCGCACGGTCAGTGGCACTCCGCGTACGATTCGCATCGCACCGCCGGCGTGCCGGACGACCTTCAGCGCGCGCTCGACGCGCACCCGAAGGCGAAGGCGTTTTTCGCGACCCTGAACAGCGCGAACCGATACGCCATTCTGTTCCGGATCCAGACGGCGAAGCGAGCGGAAACGCGCGCGAAGAAAATCGAGCAGTTCATCAGTATGTTGGAGCGACACGAGGTGATCCACCCGTAGTCGCGCGCGCCTTGCCGCGTGCGGCATTGCAGGTTTCTCTCGAGCCGAGCATCGTGCTGGTCGCCGAAATCACGCGCGTACACTTTGCTGGCGACACTGACAACTTCACACATGCGGATGGGTGAGGACATGGGCAAGCTGGTCTTCGGCATGATGCAGTCCCTCGACGGCTACGTCGATGGCGTCACGGACCGGCTGGAATTCCCTCCGCCCGGGGTCGAACTGTCCCATCATTTCAACGATCACATGCGCGGCCTCGCCGGCTCCTTGTACGGTCGACGGATGTACGAGATCATGCGCTACTGGGACGACGATCGCCCGGAC
Above is a genomic segment from Gemmatimonadaceae bacterium containing:
- a CDS encoding YdeI/OmpD-associated family protein; protein product: MTNRKSDELPVRLFKDDAAWEAWLAKQHAKSAGLWLRIAKARSKVKSVSYAEALDVALCYGWIDGQKKTFDEATWLQKFTPRGKRSIWSKINREKVQRLVESGRMQSPGLEAVDRAKAHGQWHSAYDSHRTAGVPDDLQRALDAHPKAKAFFATLNSANRYAILFRIQTAKRAETRAKKIEQFISMLERHEVIHP